A segment of the Canis lupus baileyi chromosome 21, mCanLup2.hap1, whole genome shotgun sequence genome:
agagaatcccaagcagactctgtgctgagctcagagcccaacccagggctccatcccacaatcccgagatcatgacctgagcagaaatttaGAGTCAGAggtccaaccaactgagccgcccggGTGCCcccatcacattttttaaaattatgtctatAGGTAAGTTACTATAAATTTCACTTTGAGGGAGTCAAGAATACATTACTACTTATGGAAAACATATTGCTTACAGAAAAGTGTTTCATCTAAAAACCATTGCTTTAGAGGTAGCAACTTatgataaaataatggaaaacaaaaacttttatatGTATCTCCCTCTtcactacttttaatttttttttaattctgtttagtttctttatttccttttcttggctAATTGGCTCCAATTTATTCTTAGTCTCTACTGGTttccagggcttttttttttttttttttcctctctttttttcccccagggctTTTAAAAGCTCTGAAACTATATTTGTCTCTAGGAGATGTTAAATTTTCTCCAGTCTTTTTTTGCTCCAGCCTAGATTTAATTAACATGTCTCTGTGGACTTTCTGGTTTTGAAAAGTAGTGACACTTAGTCCTTTGTACCTGCAGGGACCTTGTAAACTCGCCAAAGcttggaagagggaaaaaaaatcacagctacCCCACATACTACCCATCAGGGACAGGAGTTTCCAGCGTTTCTTTTCTGGCAATAAGTTTCCTCTTGAAGGAGAAGGCTTCCCCACTCATACCAAGTATGTGGCTATTTGGTTAGAAGCTGTTCACAGATTACTTCCACTTACTTGTTCTTACTAATCAACCAAGATTCCTGtttattttcttgcttgcttCTGATTTCTAAAGAAATCACACTCCACTTTTAGTGGATTTACTTTTaggatttactttaaaaactaataCACTTTACAAAATCTgctttactttattgtaaaataaaaaagctataaAGTAAGTCGCTTGTGGTCATTTTAGAAGCAATAGAAATTAATTTACCTTGGAAACtgatgagttttgaaaaatgGTAGCAGTAGATAAAAATTCCTACTATGTAACTTTCTATATAGCTAGTTCAGTGGCCTCAAGAGCCTGTGTATTTAAGGATCTGAAATCTGAAATTGAAGCTATGTTTTGAACGTCCTTAAACTCATAACAAAGAAGTGCGGTGTTCCAAAACTGAAATGCATCCTGGGGGGATGTCAATTTTGCAGCATCTGAATTgcttaattagaaaataatagtGTTCAGTCTCATTGATgtgtataaaaatacagataaattatcttttcttatataatttcattttatagacaTATTTAGATTATATCTTTTcttagatatagatagataaattatAGATAAATTATCTTTTCTTATGTAACTGGGGATCCCAAATCCTCTTGGGTTTTAGAAAAGGTCCCCATAGTCTTTTGGATAGAGTATAAAATAGCTCAAACTTGGTTCTTAGCTATGCAAGAAACCTGATTTTCTTCAAGCTGGTATTTAACCCAAATAGTCTAAATctgacccaccccaccccccaaaggcAGTATTGTCTTTTGACTCCCAAACACCTGAGGAATCCTGGTAAAACAAAAGACCGGTTTCCTACCTATCTGGTAAGGCACCTAACTGTTAGGCTTCAATACATACTAGTTATCCTCTCTTAAAATCTTGTCAGTGATCTAGATGATCTCCTGAAGTCCAGGGGGGAGATAGAGGGCTAATGCCTAACAGGAGATAAACATACCGATTTACTTGTTTGCTGATTGTTTGGGTGGATTTGAGGAAAAGGAGaatcaaatttttttaagtttatttatttatttatttaagcaatctctacacccgacATAGGACTCACActccaaccccaagatcaagagtcgcacgctccTCCTCTGACTGCGCCCGCCCGGCACCCTGACCCCAGTTCTCCTCTTCAACGTCATCTCCTGTTGGTAGGACAAAGCCTCACCCACCCACCAGTGATAGTAACACATGCTGTTCCCTAAGGACTCCGTGTTCTTCTGAGCATTTATTGCTGTGCCTGGAATAAATTTTTTCCACTGTCTCCTCCTTTACACTAAACTAAAGTTCTCTAGGAAGCCATTACTCACTCTGTGAGGGCCCAAGTAATGACTTTCTCCTCCTGGCCTCCCTAGGACCTCCTACACTGCCACATCACGTGTTATAATTAGTCCTCAGGGTTGCCCCATTAGTC
Coding sequences within it:
- the YAE1 gene encoding protein YAE1 homolog isoform X3, coding for MSWVQRAPLVRGPGEEGDVFDEEADESLLVQREWRSHMQRRVKEGYRDGIDAGKAVTLQQGFNQGYKEGAEIIINYGQLRGTLRDLVNSPKLGRGKKNHSYPTYYPSGTGVSSVSFLAISFLLKEKASPLIPRLTLQPQDQESHAPPLTAPARHPDPSSPLQRHLLLVGQSLTHPPVIVTHAVP
- the YAE1 gene encoding protein YAE1 homolog isoform X2, which translates into the protein MSWVQRAPLVRGPGEEGDVFDEEADESLLVQREWRSHMQRRVKEGYRDGIDAGKAVTLQQGFNQGYKEGAEIIINYGQLRGTLRDLVNSPKLGRGKKNHSYPTYYPSGTGVSSVSFLAISFLLKEKASPLIPTISTPDIGLTLQPQDQESHAPPLTAPARHPDPSSPLQRHLLLVGQSLTHPPVIVTHAVP